A window of Streptomyces sp. DG1A-41 contains these coding sequences:
- the bldC gene encoding developmental transcriptional regulator BldC, with protein MTARTPDAEPLLTPAEVATMFRVDPKTVTRWAKAGKLTSIRTLGGHRRYREAEVRALLAGIPQQRSEA; from the coding sequence ATGACCGCTCGCACCCCTGATGCCGAGCCGCTGCTGACCCCGGCTGAGGTCGCCACCATGTTCCGCGTCGACCCCAAGACGGTCACGCGGTGGGCGAAGGCCGGCAAGCTCACGTCGATCCGCACGCTCGGCGGGCATCGCCGCTACCGCGAGGCCGAGGTCCGCGCTCTGCTCGCGGGCATTCCGCAGCAGCGCAGCGAGGCCTGA
- a CDS encoding DUF6274 family protein yields MAASARHETRALLRAHLAAASSYRHLTRHCPICHRLLRLAMESAQPAPRTAQTPQGAVENESPARA; encoded by the coding sequence ATGGCGGCATCGGCTAGGCACGAGACGCGGGCCCTGCTCCGTGCGCACCTGGCGGCCGCGTCGTCGTACCGGCATCTCACTCGCCACTGCCCGATCTGCCATCGCCTGCTGCGGCTGGCGATGGAGTCCGCCCAGCCCGCCCCTCGCACCGCCCAGACGCCCCAGGGGGCCGTGGAGAACGAGAGCCCGGCACGAGCCTGA